The following proteins are encoded in a genomic region of Burkholderia stabilis:
- a CDS encoding cytidine deaminase yields MATERDALIEQAKAARERAYAPYSRFKVGAALQARDGTIFHGCNVENASYGLCNCAERTAMFAAIAAGYRPGDFARLAVVGDTDGPIAPCGACRQVIIEIGLPDIEVILGNLQGAVEVTTAHALLPGAFRL; encoded by the coding sequence ATGGCAACGGAACGGGACGCACTGATCGAACAGGCCAAGGCGGCGCGCGAACGCGCGTATGCGCCGTATTCGCGCTTCAAGGTCGGCGCGGCGCTGCAGGCGCGCGACGGGACGATTTTTCACGGCTGCAACGTCGAGAACGCGTCGTACGGGCTGTGCAATTGCGCGGAGCGCACGGCGATGTTTGCGGCGATCGCGGCCGGCTATCGTCCGGGGGACTTCGCGCGGCTCGCGGTCGTCGGCGACACGGACGGCCCGATCGCACCGTGCGGCGCGTGCCGCCAGGTGATCATCGAGATTGGCCTGCCGGATATCGAAGTGATCCTGGGCAACCTGCAAGGCGCGGTCGAGGTCACGACGGCGCACGCGTTGCTGCCGGGCGCGTTCCGGTTGTGA
- the deoA gene encoding thymidine phosphorylase gives MFLPQEFIRQKRNRQPLDRDGITAFVRGVTDGSVTEGQVAAFAMAVYFNDLSVDERVALTLAQRDSGDVLDWRALDLDGPVIDKHSTGGVGDVVSLMLGPMVAACGGYVPMISGRGLGHTGGTLDKLGAIPGYDVTPDTDAFRRTVRDVGVAIIGQTARLAPADKRIYAIRDVTATVESVAMITASILSKKLAAGLDGLVMDVKVGSGAFMPTVEQSAELARSIVDVGNGAGMKTTAILTDMNQSLAPCAGNALEVACAIDYLTGRSRPARLHDVTMALAAELLVTGGLARDTAQARAMLQRALDSGAAAERFARMIAALGGPADLIEAPGRHLAPAVVVVPVPARASGVVRRVDCRALGLAVVALGGGRTRAEDAIDHSVGLTALAEIGQRVEAGQPLGCVHARDDAAAARAVEAVRHGYVLGETGDAPPTIHQRIG, from the coding sequence ATGTTTCTACCGCAGGAATTCATCCGCCAGAAGCGCAACCGGCAGCCGCTCGATCGCGACGGGATAACCGCGTTCGTGCGCGGCGTGACCGACGGCAGCGTGACCGAAGGCCAGGTGGCCGCGTTCGCGATGGCCGTGTATTTCAACGACCTGAGCGTCGACGAGCGCGTCGCGCTGACCCTCGCGCAGCGCGACTCGGGCGACGTGCTCGACTGGCGTGCGCTCGATCTCGACGGGCCGGTGATCGACAAGCATTCGACCGGCGGCGTCGGCGATGTCGTGTCGCTGATGCTCGGGCCGATGGTGGCCGCTTGCGGCGGGTACGTGCCGATGATTTCGGGGCGCGGGCTCGGCCATACCGGCGGCACGCTCGACAAGCTCGGCGCGATTCCCGGTTACGACGTGACGCCCGATACGGACGCGTTTCGCCGCACGGTGCGCGACGTCGGCGTCGCGATCATCGGGCAGACCGCGCGGCTCGCGCCGGCCGACAAGCGCATCTACGCGATTCGCGACGTGACGGCGACGGTCGAGTCGGTCGCGATGATCACCGCGTCGATCCTGTCGAAGAAACTCGCGGCGGGACTCGACGGGCTCGTGATGGACGTCAAGGTCGGCTCCGGCGCGTTCATGCCGACCGTCGAGCAATCGGCGGAACTCGCGCGCAGCATCGTCGACGTCGGCAACGGCGCCGGCATGAAGACGACCGCGATCCTCACCGACATGAACCAGTCGCTTGCGCCGTGCGCGGGCAATGCGCTCGAAGTGGCGTGCGCGATCGACTACCTGACGGGCCGGTCGCGGCCGGCCCGCCTGCATGACGTCACGATGGCGCTTGCGGCGGAGTTGCTCGTCACCGGCGGGCTGGCGCGCGATACCGCACAGGCGCGCGCGATGCTGCAGCGAGCGCTCGATTCGGGCGCGGCGGCGGAGCGTTTCGCGAGGATGATCGCGGCGCTCGGCGGCCCCGCGGACCTGATCGAGGCGCCCGGGCGTCATCTTGCGCCGGCGGTGGTGGTCGTGCCGGTGCCGGCGCGCGCGAGCGGCGTCGTGCGGCGGGTCGATTGCCGCGCGCTTGGGCTCGCGGTCGTCGCGCTCGGCGGCGGGCGCACGCGCGCGGAAGATGCGATCGACCACAGCGTCGGCCTGACGGCGCTCGCGGAGATCGGGCAGCGCGTCGAGGCCGGGCAGCCGCTGGGCTGCGTGCACGCCCGCGACGATGCCGCCGCGGCACGCGCGGTGGAAGCGGTCCGGCACGGCTACGTGCTGGGCGAGACAGGCGACGCGCCGCCGACCATTCACCAGCGGATCGGCTGA